Proteins from a genomic interval of Bradyrhizobium sp. CCBAU 53340:
- a CDS encoding glycosyltransferase family 1 protein, with amino-acid sequence MTPPLRVSFIFIPRRLHAGGFNYLRNLFVALHRYRPGELEAVVFAGLSDDDNDLASFARIPGVEVVKRRAFERDHSGLTSALVAGIDYAAAAAFDEARVDVVFEHARFFGWRLPLPIVAWFPDLQHRSLPHLFSKAAWWRREIGFRAQLASGRSIILSSESALNDCKRYYPRARNQMSVVKFASRPTDDLLAANPSEVIRLYELPEQYFYLPNQFWRHKNHQLVLDALTILAGRGIKPVVAVSGGPDEPPAYFDSIMQQVEKRGLQENFRYLGMIPLAHVYALLRSCRALINPSRFEGWSTTVEEAKSFEVPMIISNLDVHLEQTNGTESYFDVDDAGALAAHLAEAVAKAGPLLPRDLGPSVEGRVAKFAADFTDAIKRAAARGSPRPGQMPAGR; translated from the coding sequence TTGACTCCGCCGCTCCGTGTCAGTTTTATCTTCATACCCCGTCGCCTGCATGCTGGAGGATTCAACTACCTTCGCAACCTGTTCGTCGCGCTGCACAGATATCGTCCCGGCGAGCTGGAGGCTGTCGTGTTTGCGGGCCTATCGGACGACGACAACGATCTGGCGAGCTTTGCGCGGATTCCCGGTGTTGAAGTCGTCAAGCGCAGGGCATTCGAGCGCGACCATTCCGGCTTGACGAGCGCACTCGTTGCCGGGATCGACTACGCCGCAGCGGCCGCATTTGATGAAGCGCGTGTCGATGTCGTATTTGAACATGCGCGCTTCTTCGGTTGGCGGCTTCCGCTGCCCATTGTCGCGTGGTTTCCCGACCTGCAGCACAGGAGCCTTCCTCACCTTTTTTCGAAAGCAGCCTGGTGGCGCCGCGAGATCGGTTTCCGCGCGCAGCTTGCGTCGGGGCGTTCGATCATCCTGAGCAGCGAAAGCGCCCTCAACGACTGCAAGCGCTATTATCCCCGTGCACGAAATCAAATGTCCGTCGTTAAGTTCGCCAGTCGCCCGACCGACGACCTTCTGGCGGCGAACCCGAGCGAGGTCATCCGTCTTTACGAATTGCCCGAGCAATATTTTTATCTGCCCAACCAATTCTGGCGCCACAAGAATCACCAATTGGTTCTCGATGCGCTCACGATCCTGGCCGGCCGCGGGATCAAGCCCGTCGTGGCGGTTTCAGGCGGGCCCGACGAACCACCGGCGTACTTCGACAGCATCATGCAGCAGGTTGAGAAGCGCGGCCTGCAGGAAAACTTCCGCTATCTCGGGATGATCCCGCTCGCGCATGTTTATGCGCTGCTCCGGTCGTGCCGGGCCTTGATCAACCCCTCGCGCTTCGAAGGCTGGAGCACGACGGTGGAGGAGGCGAAATCGTTCGAAGTGCCGATGATCATCTCCAATCTGGATGTCCATCTCGAGCAGACCAACGGCACCGAAAGCTACTTCGACGTCGACGACGCGGGCGCTCTTGCCGCGCATCTTGCCGAGGCTGTTGCGAAGGCCGGGCCTTTGTTGCCGAGGGACTTAGGACCATCGGTGGAAGGGCGGGTCGCAAAGTTTGCCGCCGATTTTACCGATGCCATCAAGCGCGCTGCGGCGCGCGGGTCGCCGCGCCCGGGCCAAATGCCTGCCGGTCGGTAG
- a CDS encoding glycosyltransferase family 4 protein, translating into MAKAPKFILATEYYPPDSSTTATYLGAIARAIAQDMTTIVLSGTPGSDKLKAIGQSTVEVIEIANWRPPKHALAKRLIASTMLAIRLFWAVYRWARSGDVVMSVTSPFTLPYAITLAARLRGAKTVLLIFDLYPEALIAAGLTRQTSVVARALRLANGWLFKSLNAIFVIGRDVAPLLLRYPRVRADVIHFVPNWTLLPIGFRPPDEENRLRSLSSSKFLVGLCGNLGFTHAPRTIFEAARLLRKQKGIHFVLSGWGVGWTELKTLQASENLENVTLLDPVPEEQLAEFLTAADAWVIPYRRNVAGVSIPSRLYNFLAVGRAVIVGTEPGSEAGLAVAEENIGWVVPAEDAAAFAQAISEAAADRTATLERGRRAAIAALKYTEQASTLRYRDIVRHLCAEEETNPN; encoded by the coding sequence GTGGCGAAAGCTCCCAAATTCATTCTCGCGACGGAGTACTATCCGCCGGACTCGAGTACGACGGCGACTTATCTCGGCGCGATCGCGAGGGCGATCGCGCAGGACATGACGACGATCGTCCTGTCGGGAACACCGGGTTCTGACAAACTGAAGGCGATCGGCCAGAGTACCGTCGAAGTCATCGAGATCGCGAACTGGAGGCCGCCCAAACACGCGCTCGCAAAACGTCTCATCGCAAGCACAATGCTGGCGATCCGGTTGTTCTGGGCCGTCTACAGATGGGCACGTTCCGGCGACGTCGTCATGTCGGTAACAAGCCCCTTCACGCTGCCCTACGCGATCACGCTTGCCGCACGGCTGCGGGGCGCCAAGACAGTGCTCCTCATCTTCGATCTTTATCCGGAAGCGCTGATCGCTGCTGGCCTCACACGGCAGACCTCCGTGGTCGCGCGTGCCCTGCGCCTCGCCAACGGCTGGCTGTTCAAATCCCTCAACGCGATCTTCGTCATCGGTCGTGACGTGGCCCCGCTGCTGCTGCGCTACCCGCGCGTGCGGGCGGACGTGATCCATTTCGTGCCGAACTGGACGTTGCTGCCGATCGGCTTTCGCCCGCCCGATGAAGAAAATCGCCTCAGGTCCCTTTCCTCATCGAAATTCCTAGTCGGCCTGTGCGGCAATCTCGGCTTCACGCACGCGCCCCGCACTATTTTCGAGGCCGCGCGGCTGCTGCGGAAACAGAAAGGGATACACTTCGTACTCTCCGGCTGGGGCGTCGGCTGGACCGAGCTGAAGACCTTGCAGGCTTCGGAGAACCTCGAGAACGTCACCCTGCTCGATCCCGTACCCGAGGAACAGCTCGCAGAGTTTCTGACGGCAGCCGACGCCTGGGTCATTCCCTACCGGCGCAATGTTGCAGGTGTTTCGATTCCAAGCCGACTCTACAATTTCCTCGCGGTCGGGCGCGCAGTCATCGTCGGAACGGAGCCGGGCTCGGAGGCCGGACTTGCGGTCGCGGAGGAAAACATCGGCTGGGTTGTTCCGGCGGAAGACGCTGCCGCATTTGCGCAGGCGATATCCGAGGCTGCTGCCGATCGCACTGCGACGCTTGAACGAGGCCGGCGGGCGGCGATCGCGGCCCTGAAATACACCGAGCAGGCCTCCACACTGCGCTACCGCGACATCGTGCGGCACCTGTGCGCGGAAGAGGAAACGAACCCGAACTGA
- a CDS encoding HAD-IIIA family hydrolase, whose translation MSNDRESIAIDQARRPAVFFDRDGVLNIDTDYLFEIDKFVWVDGAIEAVKAANDAGYLTFVITNQSGVARGLYEESDIHRLHNWMARELEARGARIDAFEYCPFHPEARIERYRRVSDRRKPQPGMITDLLNRFPVDPRRSFVIGDKPSDIEAAHAAGLRGHVFPGGNLREFILPLLARG comes from the coding sequence ATGTCTAACGACAGAGAGAGTATAGCGATCGACCAAGCGCGGCGCCCGGCCGTTTTCTTTGATCGCGACGGCGTTCTGAATATTGATACCGATTACCTGTTCGAGATCGACAAATTCGTCTGGGTGGACGGCGCGATCGAGGCCGTCAAGGCGGCTAACGATGCCGGCTATCTCACGTTCGTGATAACCAACCAGTCGGGCGTGGCCAGAGGCTTGTACGAGGAGAGCGACATCCACCGGCTGCACAATTGGATGGCGCGGGAGTTGGAGGCCCGCGGTGCGCGCATCGATGCTTTCGAATATTGCCCATTTCATCCTGAGGCACGTATCGAACGGTACCGGCGCGTCAGCGACCGTCGCAAACCGCAGCCTGGCATGATCACCGACCTTTTGAACAGGTTCCCGGTCGACCCGCGCAGGAGCTTCGTGATCGGCGACAAGCCATCGGACATCGAGGCCGCGCACGCCGCGGGCCTGCGGGGCCATGTCTTTCCGGGCGGAAACCTGCGAGAGTTCATCCTGCCGCTTTTGGCGCGCGGATAA
- a CDS encoding O-antigen ligase produces the protein MTAVARETTVQMLRRRFRSPAAWGETADLFAVLAAASLPWSTSLTAIFNAAFLVCMVPFPDIRAFLRSLTRPIAAAPIALFLLALVGTLWSDAPWGARLYAVGPTIKLLVLPVLLYHFQRSPRGSWIFIVILASCTLLSVMSWLVAIYPGLALRPYDPLQRGIFVKNYIDQSQEFTLCTVALAYPVMMLLSNKRYWLAGLLTVLGLNFLLNMVFVVVSRTALVTVPIMLGVFALLHLRWRSIAVISAALIVFAAVAWQASPQLRKTADTFSQDYRLYMQENVPTSIGERLEYWRHAARFFVQAPFVGHGTGSSQGLFERAAKEPSWVPGVRVFPNPHNQTLHVAIQWGFIGIGVLYAIWISHFLLFRGDGLATWIGLLVVVQNIFTSLFNSHLFDFHEGWMYVIGVGVAGGMVIRAQQAEAEAREAAS, from the coding sequence GTGACGGCAGTTGCACGGGAGACGACCGTTCAGATGCTGCGGCGGCGTTTCCGCAGCCCGGCGGCCTGGGGCGAAACAGCCGATCTGTTCGCGGTCCTCGCGGCCGCCTCGCTGCCGTGGTCGACCTCGCTCACGGCGATCTTCAACGCCGCGTTCCTGGTCTGCATGGTGCCGTTCCCCGACATCAGGGCCTTCCTGCGATCCCTGACGCGCCCGATCGCCGCGGCGCCGATCGCGCTATTCCTGCTGGCGCTGGTGGGAACGCTGTGGTCGGACGCCCCTTGGGGCGCGCGGCTCTATGCCGTCGGTCCGACGATCAAGCTGCTCGTGCTTCCGGTCCTGCTCTACCATTTCCAGCGCTCGCCGCGCGGCAGCTGGATCTTCATCGTCATCCTGGCGTCTTGCACTCTGTTGTCGGTGATGTCGTGGTTGGTCGCGATCTATCCGGGACTAGCGCTGAGACCCTACGACCCGCTCCAACGCGGCATCTTCGTCAAGAACTACATCGACCAAAGCCAGGAATTCACGCTGTGCACGGTCGCGCTCGCCTATCCCGTGATGATGCTGTTGAGCAATAAGCGTTACTGGCTCGCCGGTCTTCTAACCGTGTTGGGGCTCAACTTTTTACTAAACATGGTTTTCGTGGTGGTGTCGCGCACTGCGCTCGTAACCGTCCCGATCATGCTCGGCGTGTTCGCTCTGCTTCATTTGAGGTGGCGCAGCATCGCCGTGATTTCGGCCGCGCTGATCGTCTTCGCCGCGGTTGCTTGGCAGGCCTCGCCGCAATTGCGCAAGACGGCCGACACGTTTTCGCAGGACTATCGGCTATACATGCAGGAGAACGTGCCGACGTCCATCGGCGAGCGCCTCGAATATTGGCGGCATGCCGCCCGGTTTTTCGTGCAGGCGCCGTTTGTGGGGCATGGAACCGGCTCCTCGCAAGGACTGTTCGAGAGAGCCGCAAAAGAACCCTCCTGGGTTCCGGGCGTGAGGGTCTTTCCGAACCCGCATAACCAGACGCTGCATGTCGCCATCCAGTGGGGATTCATCGGCATCGGCGTTCTCTATGCGATCTGGATCTCCCATTTCCTGCTATTTCGTGGCGACGGGCTTGCCACGTGGATCGGCCTTCTGGTCGTGGTGCAGAACATCTTCACGTCGCTATTCAACTCCCACTTATTCGACTTCCACGAGGGCTGGATGTACGTCATCGGCGTCGGCGTTGCCGGCGGCATGGTGATCCGGGCACAACAGGCCGAGGCGGAGGCCAGGGAAGCGGCTTCCTGA
- a CDS encoding DUF6538 domain-containing protein, with amino-acid sequence MSASDPDRYLLCLNGNYYYRRRVPTELRDVDVRGHTVKLSLKTSDIALARILRDLFERADDELWGSLMSGKDARSARRRYQATIQRAKAVGFLYNTTIAGRVKPPE; translated from the coding sequence ATGAGCGCTTCGGATCCCGACCGCTATCTCCTTTGCCTCAACGGCAACTATTATTATCGTCGCCGGGTACCGACAGAGCTTCGAGATGTCGACGTACGAGGACACACGGTTAAGCTATCCCTGAAGACCAGCGACATCGCGCTGGCTCGAATCCTGCGAGATCTATTTGAGAGGGCTGATGACGAACTGTGGGGATCGCTGATGAGTGGGAAGGATGCACGGTCCGCTCGTCGTCGGTACCAAGCAACCATTCAGCGGGCCAAAGCCGTAGGCTTCCTCTACAACACGACCATCGCGGGGCGTGTAAAGCCGCCGGAATAA
- a CDS encoding DUF968 domain-containing protein, producing MRQCSEHIDTIAAAIARAHAKLPNPAQCSSATGFDVVRRTLGREEIAIIQATRTEQVTGQMCVRTILAHVSGEWISSDFPVAVNPKTPDQIEALLTGARRYALFSMIGFFVEDDSIGLSDANAASRPSASAAKTQKATSQEEVTNPPPRGSDADQVLAFPKEPSRRRSKSHLAFVRAQGCLVCQRSPVDAHHLKFAQASTLGRKVSDEFTVPLCRSHHQALHRHGNERAWWTNLKLEPLQVAKELWATSPAHSQAGEASPFSETVTSPEAQRQ from the coding sequence ATGCGCCAGTGCAGTGAACACATCGACACCATCGCGGCTGCCATCGCCCGCGCTCACGCTAAACTGCCGAACCCGGCACAGTGCTCATCGGCCACCGGCTTTGACGTCGTACGCAGAACACTCGGTCGGGAGGAGATTGCCATCATTCAGGCCACCCGGACCGAGCAAGTGACGGGCCAAATGTGCGTCAGGACCATCCTCGCACACGTTTCTGGAGAATGGATCTCCTCTGACTTCCCGGTCGCCGTCAATCCCAAGACGCCGGACCAGATAGAAGCGCTACTCACTGGCGCTCGCCGTTATGCGCTCTTCAGCATGATCGGCTTCTTCGTCGAAGATGACAGCATAGGTCTGTCGGATGCGAATGCAGCGTCACGGCCATCTGCCAGTGCGGCAAAGACCCAAAAGGCCACTTCTCAGGAGGAGGTTACCAACCCTCCTCCTCGCGGTTCCGACGCAGATCAAGTTCTTGCCTTTCCCAAAGAGCCCTCGCGAAGGAGAAGCAAATCTCATCTCGCCTTCGTCCGCGCACAAGGCTGTCTCGTTTGCCAGAGATCGCCAGTTGACGCTCATCACCTGAAGTTTGCCCAGGCAAGCACGTTGGGAAGAAAAGTGAGCGATGAATTCACCGTTCCACTCTGTCGGTCTCACCACCAGGCTCTACATCGCCATGGGAACGAGCGCGCATGGTGGACCAACCTGAAGCTAGAGCCCTTGCAAGTCGCAAAAGAGCTATGGGCCACGAGTCCGGCCCATTCACAGGCCGGAGAGGCGTCTCCTTTCTCCGAAACGGTCACAAGCCCGGAGGCTCAAAGACAATGA
- a CDS encoding YqaJ viral recombinase family protein produces MDTRVHNKLHADCHAFICGSDARIIMGEDRDQLVRLWREKRGEALPPDFSNDLVVQLGSTTEHLNRKLYERVSGNKIQDLRRPVRHPIHKWMRADLNGVVRDTGAVFRACFLPSGHLPEPEMADLHMAQLQHSMWVMAARSALLSIITGDGKWIEMTLPADPLYQHLLLTAEKKFRRCVQLGEPPALFGIEAPRPRPTSIKVIDMSASGQWTNFPASHLRARDALSEPENSQRAQR; encoded by the coding sequence ATGGATACGCGAGTCCACAACAAGTTGCACGCCGATTGCCACGCATTCATTTGTGGATCCGACGCCCGGATCATTATGGGGGAAGACCGGGACCAGCTCGTTAGGCTGTGGCGCGAAAAGCGGGGAGAGGCCCTTCCGCCGGACTTCAGCAACGACCTGGTCGTCCAACTCGGCAGCACCACCGAGCACCTCAATCGCAAGCTCTATGAGCGTGTGAGCGGCAACAAAATCCAAGATCTCCGGCGACCGGTCCGACATCCGATCCACAAGTGGATGAGAGCCGATCTTAACGGCGTCGTCCGGGATACGGGGGCGGTCTTCCGCGCTTGCTTTTTGCCATCCGGCCATCTCCCCGAGCCAGAAATGGCGGACCTGCACATGGCACAGCTGCAACATTCCATGTGGGTCATGGCTGCACGCTCAGCCCTTCTGTCTATTATCACCGGAGACGGGAAATGGATCGAAATGACCCTTCCTGCCGATCCGCTCTATCAGCACCTACTCCTGACAGCTGAGAAGAAATTCCGCCGCTGCGTTCAGCTAGGCGAGCCGCCCGCTCTTTTCGGAATTGAAGCTCCTCGACCTAGGCCAACTTCGATCAAGGTCATCGACATGTCTGCCTCCGGACAGTGGACGAACTTTCCAGCGTCGCATCTCAGGGCCCGCGATGCACTCAGCGAGCCGGAGAACTCACAGCGGGCGCAAAGGTGA
- a CDS encoding recombinase family protein, translating to MRNALIVRPGTDLLAPTSEGRAAQYVRMSTEHQRYSTENQAAAIAVYAAQRGLAIVRTYKDEGRSGLRIQEREGLRELIDDVRSGRTDFDHTLVYDVSRWGRFQDTDEGAYYEFTCRQAGIKVCYCAEEFDNDGGMIASILKNLKRVMAAEYSRELSVKVHAGACRVASLGFKQGGPAGYGLQRELIDEGGSSKGILLKGQRKHLQTDRVLIRPGSENEQRIVARIFREFVVHRRSRGSILRWLNSEQVPNHRGTPWSYGMVRQVLSNEAYIGNSVYNRSSCRLKQVRKPNPPEQWIRATGLFEPVVDKSIFQKAQTLLNEKEGRWSNEWLLEKLREKLAANGKLSASLLAASDNMPSAALYAHRFGSLREAFRRVGYVDCERNYDYADARKYSETELARQVDAVVTRIKARGVNAAFDPQAAVLTLAGTLAISVRMARYYVGGSHAPCWLVHRRAIEPAGHILALRLDKETNRKVIDYFLMPLDEMAKHAIALTETARSRFAVYRCATVDDAVRAVIQKVAVLLT from the coding sequence ATGCGCAACGCGCTTATCGTGCGCCCAGGGACCGATTTGCTAGCTCCGACTAGTGAGGGGCGCGCTGCTCAGTACGTGCGGATGTCTACGGAACATCAGCGTTATTCGACCGAAAACCAGGCGGCAGCCATCGCCGTGTATGCCGCACAGCGTGGTCTCGCGATCGTTCGCACTTACAAGGATGAGGGTCGTAGTGGGCTTCGCATTCAAGAGAGAGAGGGCCTGAGGGAGCTAATTGATGACGTGCGAAGCGGCCGAACAGACTTCGATCACACCCTTGTTTACGACGTGAGCCGATGGGGGCGATTCCAGGACACTGATGAAGGCGCATACTACGAGTTCACGTGCCGTCAGGCAGGAATCAAGGTCTGCTATTGTGCTGAAGAGTTCGACAACGATGGGGGCATGATCGCGAGCATTCTGAAAAATCTCAAGCGGGTCATGGCGGCCGAATACTCAAGGGAGCTCTCGGTCAAAGTTCATGCTGGAGCCTGCCGTGTCGCCAGCCTCGGATTCAAGCAGGGCGGCCCCGCCGGCTATGGCCTGCAGCGGGAGCTGATCGATGAGGGCGGCTCTTCAAAGGGCATCTTGTTAAAGGGCCAACGCAAGCACTTGCAGACCGATCGGGTCCTGATCCGGCCCGGATCGGAGAACGAGCAGCGCATCGTTGCGCGGATTTTTAGGGAGTTTGTCGTTCATCGTCGTTCCCGAGGCTCAATATTACGCTGGCTCAATAGCGAGCAAGTTCCCAATCATAGAGGAACACCGTGGTCCTATGGGATGGTTCGTCAAGTTTTGAGTAACGAGGCGTATATTGGAAATAGTGTTTACAATCGGTCTTCTTGCCGACTGAAACAGGTGAGAAAGCCGAATCCGCCAGAGCAATGGATACGGGCCACTGGTTTGTTCGAGCCAGTCGTTGACAAAAGCATCTTCCAAAAAGCTCAGACGCTCTTGAATGAAAAAGAAGGTCGTTGGTCGAACGAGTGGCTCTTAGAGAAGTTGCGAGAGAAACTCGCTGCGAATGGGAAGCTGAGCGCCTCGTTACTAGCTGCGTCCGATAATATGCCCTCCGCCGCATTATATGCGCATCGGTTTGGTAGTCTGAGGGAAGCTTTTCGCAGGGTCGGCTATGTTGATTGTGAGAGGAACTACGACTATGCAGATGCGCGAAAGTACTCCGAAACTGAGTTGGCCAGGCAGGTAGATGCCGTCGTTACGCGCATCAAAGCGCGAGGCGTTAACGCCGCATTTGATCCACAAGCCGCAGTGCTGACACTTGCCGGCACGCTGGCGATATCGGTGCGGATGGCGCGTTACTACGTTGGTGGAAGCCACGCACCCTGCTGGTTGGTTCATCGACGCGCGATCGAGCCCGCCGGACACATTCTTGCCCTTCGCTTGGACAAAGAGACAAATAGGAAAGTTATCGACTACTTCCTCATGCCACTCGACGAAATGGCGAAACACGCGATCGCCCTCACGGAGACGGCTCGCTCCCGATTTGCTGTATATCGTTGCGCAACAGTCGATGATGCTGTGCGTGCTGTCATCCAGAAAGTTGCCGTTCTGCTGACCTAA
- a CDS encoding phenylacetate--CoA ligase family protein: MTAHYDALETREHAAREADLFARLPDVLRSAMAAPAYAERLRGIDPASVTSRAALAGLPVLRKSELPALHKASAPFGGFVAAAPGSFARLFTSPGPIFEPEGRQADPWRGARALFAAGFRPDDIVLNTFSYHLTPGGFIFDASARALGCAVIPAGPGNTEQQIELIDAYRPVGYSGTPDFLKILLDAATAAGRDISSIKRALVSGAAFPPSLQAEIKGRGIDAYQAFGTADLGLIAFETAARDGMVVNEDLIVEIVKPGTGDPVAPGDVGEIVVTSLDPHHPWIRLALGDLTAALPGLSTCGRTNMRIKGWMGRADQTTKVKGMFVRPEQIAEIGKRHPALGRLRLVVTRQGEADAMTLRAETDASGDALREEIASSLRAVTKLGGAVELVSPGALPNDGKVIADER; encoded by the coding sequence ATGACCGCCCATTACGACGCCCTCGAGACACGCGAGCACGCGGCGCGCGAGGCCGATCTGTTTGCCCGTCTGCCGGACGTGCTGCGCAGCGCGATGGCCGCACCGGCCTATGCCGAGCGGCTCAGGGGCATCGATCCGGCCTCGGTGACCTCCAGGGCGGCGCTGGCGGGCCTTCCGGTGCTGCGCAAATCGGAATTGCCCGCCTTGCACAAGGCCTCTGCGCCCTTCGGAGGCTTTGTGGCGGCGGCCCCGGGCTCGTTCGCCCGTCTTTTCACCTCCCCGGGTCCGATCTTCGAGCCGGAGGGACGGCAGGCCGACCCCTGGCGCGGTGCGCGAGCCTTGTTTGCCGCCGGGTTCCGGCCCGATGACATCGTGCTCAATACCTTCAGCTACCACCTTACCCCTGGTGGCTTCATTTTCGACGCCTCGGCGCGCGCGCTTGGCTGCGCCGTAATCCCCGCCGGCCCCGGCAATACCGAACAGCAAATCGAGCTGATCGACGCCTACAGGCCGGTAGGTTACAGCGGCACGCCCGACTTCCTGAAGATCCTGCTCGACGCCGCAACGGCCGCGGGCCGCGACATCTCCTCGATCAAGCGTGCGTTGGTTTCCGGCGCGGCCTTCCCGCCCTCGCTCCAGGCCGAGATCAAGGGGCGCGGCATCGACGCCTACCAGGCCTTTGGCACCGCCGATCTCGGCCTCATTGCCTTCGAGACCGCGGCGCGCGATGGCATGGTCGTCAACGAGGACCTGATCGTGGAGATCGTCAAGCCCGGCACCGGCGATCCCGTCGCACCGGGTGATGTCGGCGAGATCGTCGTAACCTCGCTCGATCCGCATCACCCCTGGATACGTCTCGCGCTCGGCGACCTCACGGCGGCGCTGCCGGGGCTAAGCACATGCGGTCGGACCAATATGCGCATCAAGGGCTGGATGGGCCGCGCCGATCAGACCACCAAGGTCAAGGGCATGTTCGTCCGTCCCGAGCAGATCGCCGAGATCGGCAAGCGCCATCCCGCGCTCGGGAGGCTGCGCCTCGTCGTCACGCGCCAGGGCGAAGCCGATGCGATGACGCTGAGAGCCGAGACGGATGCATCAGGCGATGCGCTGCGTGAAGAGATCGCCAGCAGCCTGCGGGCCGTGACCAAGCTCGGCGGCGCCGTCGAGCTGGTCAGCCCCGGGGCGCTGCCGAATGACGGCAAGGTGATCGCCGACGAGCGGTAG
- a CDS encoding AGE family epimerase/isomerase — MADESIIPADEMAGVVARLKRRMIEDAMPLWSTVGWDSASGGFIDRLHRDGTADAAAPRRVFVQARQIYCYAKAAQMGWYPQGRSIALKGLEHLLAKAKAPDGKPGYVHRLTPDGAVLDSRRDAYDHAFILFALATVYALDQDAQIRAEIDALLAFLDGHLRSPHGGVHEGLPVSLPRRQNPQMHLFEAMIACFDATHDLSFQNRAGEFFALFLANLYDKRKCALGEYFEEDWSKIEPVSVEAGHQAEWVWLLKGFERITGCPTGQRRAELLATALRYRDAATGCLVDEGDDAGNIRRATRRLWPQTEIAKAWIAQAESGEVGAAEEARAALVRLERHYLSHPVRGGWYDQFDSDGKSLIDTIPASSFYHVLCAVTEAEQVLEG, encoded by the coding sequence ATGGCGGACGAGAGCATCATTCCGGCGGACGAGATGGCCGGCGTCGTCGCGCGCCTGAAGCGCCGCATGATCGAGGACGCGATGCCGCTGTGGTCGACGGTCGGCTGGGACAGTGCCTCGGGTGGCTTCATCGATCGGCTGCACCGCGACGGCACGGCGGATGCCGCCGCGCCGCGGCGCGTGTTCGTGCAGGCCCGGCAAATCTATTGCTACGCCAAGGCGGCGCAGATGGGCTGGTATCCGCAAGGACGCAGCATCGCGCTGAAGGGGCTGGAGCACCTGCTGGCAAAAGCGAAGGCGCCGGACGGCAAGCCCGGCTATGTCCACCGCCTGACGCCCGATGGCGCGGTGCTGGATTCGCGGCGCGATGCCTATGACCACGCCTTCATTCTGTTTGCGCTGGCGACAGTCTATGCGCTCGACCAGGACGCGCAGATCCGCGCCGAGATCGACGCGCTGCTTGCTTTCCTCGACGGCCATCTGCGCTCGCCACATGGCGGCGTTCACGAAGGCCTGCCGGTGTCGCTGCCGCGGCGGCAGAATCCGCAGATGCATCTGTTCGAGGCGATGATCGCGTGTTTCGACGCGACCCATGATCTGTCGTTCCAGAATCGCGCCGGCGAATTCTTCGCGCTGTTCCTCGCCAACCTCTACGACAAGCGCAAATGCGCGCTCGGCGAATATTTCGAGGAGGACTGGTCCAAGATCGAGCCTGTCAGCGTCGAGGCCGGCCACCAGGCGGAATGGGTCTGGCTGCTGAAGGGATTCGAGCGCATCACGGGCTGTCCGACCGGGCAGCGGCGCGCCGAGTTGCTGGCGACCGCGCTGCGCTATCGCGATGCGGCCACCGGCTGCCTCGTCGACGAGGGGGACGATGCCGGCAACATCCGCCGCGCGACGCGCCGGCTGTGGCCGCAGACCGAGATCGCGAAGGCGTGGATCGCGCAGGCCGAATCCGGCGAGGTGGGCGCGGCGGAGGAAGCGCGCGCGGCGCTGGTACGGCTCGAACGGCATTATCTCAGCCATCCCGTGCGGGGCGGCTGGTACGACCAGTTCGACAGCGACGGCAAATCGCTGATCGACACCATTCCTGCGTCGTCGTTCTATCATGTTCTCTGCGCGGTCACGGAAGCGGAGCAGGTTTTGGAGGGCTAG